The Bacteroidales bacterium genome includes a region encoding these proteins:
- the accD gene encoding acetyl-CoA carboxylase, carboxyltransferase subunit beta, whose product MAEDNTGWFSRTEQGIVTETKDKKEIKEGMWYKCPKCKVIIPTEDHEKNLNVCSCGYHDRINAVKYFEILFDDNKYIEIDANLSSADPLGFFDRKKYSDRLKAIEKKTGLKDAATTVIGKLDGHDLVVCAMNFEFIGGSMGAVVGEKIARAVDYSLEHKIPIMIISKSGGARMMEAAFSLMQMAKTSAKLNQLSDAKIPYISLLLDPTTGGVTASYAMLGDVNIAEPEALIGFAGPRVIRDTVGHDLPEGFQRSEFVLEHGFLDYIVERKDLKTKIAQQLRMFAG is encoded by the coding sequence ATGGCAGAAGATAATACAGGTTGGTTTAGCAGAACTGAACAAGGAATTGTAACAGAAACCAAAGATAAAAAAGAAATAAAAGAAGGGATGTGGTATAAATGCCCTAAATGTAAGGTTATTATACCTACTGAAGATCATGAGAAAAATCTTAATGTTTGCAGTTGCGGATATCATGACAGAATAAATGCCGTAAAATATTTTGAAATATTATTTGACGATAATAAATATATAGAGATTGATGCGAATCTTTCATCTGCAGATCCATTAGGCTTTTTTGATCGGAAAAAATATTCTGACAGATTAAAAGCAATAGAAAAAAAGACCGGATTGAAGGATGCGGCTACAACTGTAATAGGTAAACTTGATGGTCACGATCTGGTTGTTTGTGCCATGAATTTTGAATTTATCGGCGGATCTATGGGAGCTGTTGTAGGTGAAAAGATTGCCAGAGCTGTTGACTATAGTCTTGAGCATAAAATACCGATTATGATAATCTCAAAATCAGGTGGTGCTCGTATGATGGAAGCTGCATTTTCATTAATGCAAATGGCAAAAACATCTGCAAAACTTAATCAGTTGTCTGATGCAAAAATACCGTATATCTCTTTATTATTAGATCCTACTACGGGAGGTGTTACAGCATCTTATGCAATGTTAGGTGATGTAAATATTGCAGAACCGGAAGCATTAATTGGTTTTGCCGGTCCGAGAGTAATCAGAGATACTGTAGGGCATGATTTACCGGAAGGATTTCAACGTTCTGAATTTGTTCTTGAACACGGTTTCCTTGATTATATAGTAGAAAGAAAGGACTTGAAGACTAAAATTGCACAGCAATTAAGAATGTTTGCCGGTTAA
- the fbaA gene encoding class II fructose-bisphosphate aldolase: MAFNKIKPGVLYGDDIQELFKIAKENNFAIPAVNIVGSHSVNAVLEAAAKAGSPVIVQLSSGGAQFFAGKSLNNDNHKTQILGGIAGAKYVHTVAEAYGVPVILHTDHAAKKLLPWIDGLLEAGEEHYKQYGKPLYSSHMLDLSEETLEENIEISEKYLKRMSKIGMTLEIELGITGGEEDGVDNEDVDESKLYTQPEHVAYAYEKLSAISNKFTVAASFGNVHGVYKPGNVKLTPKILLNSQNYIKEKFNLSDNEPVDFVFHGGSGSTHEEIREAVSYGVIKMNIDTDTQWAFWNGVRKYESSNRDYLQGQIGNPEGEDKPNKKKYDPRVWLREAEKAMAERLQTAFEDLNCLNRNEFI; encoded by the coding sequence ATGGCATTCAACAAAATTAAACCCGGTGTTCTCTACGGAGATGATATTCAAGAACTGTTTAAAATTGCTAAAGAGAATAACTTTGCAATACCTGCGGTAAATATCGTTGGTTCACATTCTGTAAATGCAGTATTAGAAGCTGCAGCAAAAGCCGGTTCACCGGTAATTGTTCAACTTTCAAGCGGTGGTGCCCAATTTTTTGCCGGAAAAAGCTTGAATAATGACAATCATAAAACACAAATTCTCGGCGGAATTGCGGGAGCAAAATATGTTCATACTGTAGCAGAAGCTTATGGTGTCCCTGTAATCTTACATACAGATCATGCAGCAAAAAAGTTGCTTCCGTGGATTGACGGATTATTAGAAGCAGGAGAAGAACATTACAAACAATACGGGAAACCTTTATATTCCTCTCACATGCTGGACCTTTCTGAAGAAACACTTGAGGAAAATATTGAAATTTCTGAAAAGTATTTGAAACGAATGAGTAAAATCGGAATGACTCTGGAAATTGAACTCGGCATTACAGGAGGAGAAGAAGATGGTGTTGATAATGAGGATGTTGATGAGTCGAAATTATATACTCAACCGGAACATGTTGCTTATGCTTATGAAAAATTGTCTGCAATCAGCAATAAATTCACGGTGGCAGCATCATTCGGAAATGTACATGGTGTTTATAAACCCGGTAATGTAAAGTTAACACCAAAGATACTTCTGAATTCTCAAAACTATATTAAAGAAAAATTTAATTTAAGTGATAATGAACCGGTAGATTTTGTTTTCCACGGAGGTTCAGGTTCTACTCACGAAGAAATTAGAGAAGCTGTTTCCTACGGTGTTATTAAAATGAATATTGATACTGATACACAATGGGCATTCTGGAACGGAGTAAGAAAATACGAAAGTTCAAACAGAGATTATTTGCAAGGACAAATCGGAAATCCTGAAGGTGAGGACAAGCCGAATAAGAAAAAATATGATCCCAGAGTTTGGTTAAGAGAAGCTGAAAAAGCAATGGCAGAAAGATTACAAACAGCCTTTGAAGACCTGAATTGTTTGAACAGAAATGAATTTATTTAA